GCGCAAGCGCACCCTATATTTTCAATTACTGAAATGTAAATGGCTATTTTGTGATCGTCTTGATAACTATTGCTTTTACTCCTATCCGACCCATTTCATCCGTCATAAAAGGGGCAACGCCCTAAACCAGACATTATTTAAATAATGTTATACGTACCAGTAAGCATGTGCGACATAGAGTTATAGGGTGCGCTTGCGCACCGAATGCTCCCAGTTAGTAATTAGTCCAAGCTTCCAATGGTGCGCAAGCGCACCCTATATTTTCAATTACTGAAATGTAAATGGCTATTTTGTGATCGTCTTGATAACTATCACTTTTACTCCTATCCGACCCATTTCATCCGCCATAAAAGGGGCAACGCCCTAAACCAGACATTATTTAAATAATGTTATACGTACCAGTAAGCATGTGCGACATAGAGTTATAGGGTGCGCTTGCGCACCGAATGCTCCCAGTTAGTAATTAGTCCAAGCTTCCAATGGTGCGCAAGCGCACCCTATATTTTCAATTACTGAAATGTAAATGGCTATTTTGTGATCGTCTTGATAACTATCACTTTTACTCCTATCCGACCCATTTCATCCGCCATAAAAGGGGCAACGCCCTAAACCAGACATTATTGAAATAATGTTATACGCACCAGTAAGCATGTGCGACATAGAATTATAGGGTGCGCTTGCGCACCGAATGCTCCCAGTTAGTAATTAGTCCAAGCTTCCAATGGTGCGCAAGCGCACCCTATATTTTCAATTACTGAAATGTAAATGGCTATTTTGTGATCGTCTTGATAACTATTGCTTTTACTCCTATCCGACCCATTTCATCCGCCATAAAAGGGGCAACGCCCTAAACCAGACATTATTGAAATAATGTTATACGCACCAGTAAGCATGTGCGACATAGAATTATAGGGTGCGCTTGCGCACCGAATGCTCCCAGTTAGTAATTAGTCCAAGCTTCCAATGGTGCGCAAGCGCACCCTATGTTTTCAATTACTGAAATGTAAATGTCTGTTTTGTGGTCGTCTTAATAACTATCACTTTTACTCCTATCCGACCCATTTCATCCGCCATAAAAGGGGCAACGCCCTAAACCAGACATTATTGAAATAATGTTATACGCACCAGTAAGCATGTGCGACATAGAATTATAGGGTGCGCTTGCGCACCGAATGACACCAGCTAGAAATTGTTCCAAGCTTCCAATGGTGCGCAAGCGCACCCTATGTTTTCAATTACTGAAATGTAAATGGCTATTTTGTGATCGTCTTAATAACTATCGCTTTTAACTCTAAGCGTGGATTAACTACCTCCCGATTTGGCCTGCTTTAAACTTCCTATAAAGAGTCTAAAGCAGGCTAGGAGAACGTGATCATTGAGAACAGGAAAGTGCGAAGAGCTGTCAGGTAAGGTCATAACCTAATTTAAATTCTGTTAGATCAAGTCTGAGCTACTACTCTTAAATCTACTACTCTTTAATCTTCTACTCTTAAATCGCGGCAATGTGCCGCCCCTACAACAAGATAGGGTTAAAAACGACAACCTAACTTTCAATACTAACCTTTATTATTCGGCTTAAATTGAGTCGCTTCTATGCCGTACTTTGATAGCAGTTTATAAAAATCAGTACGATTACGTTGAGCTATTTTTGCAGCATTCGCCACATGCCCTTCGGTCATCGTCATCAATTTATTCAAATAATTACGTTCAAACTCTGATCGCGCATCACTAAATGATGGCAGGTAATCTGATTGACGCTCTAACGCTTGCGCCACTAGCGAAACCGGTATAATGGGTGTGGTTGCTAATGCTAGGGTCTGCTCTACAACATTAATTAACTGCCTTATGTTTCCCGGCCATGGGGCTGCTATTAGCATCTGCATAGATTCTGGTGAGTAGCCTTTAATTTTACTGTTTTTCTTTCGATCGAGCAGGTAGCGCACTAACGCTGGTATATCCTCTGCCCGCTCTGCAAGTGAAGGAATTTTTAGCTTCACCACTTTTAAGCGGTAATAGAGATCTTCTCTAAATCGCTGGTGCTGCATAGCCTCCTCAAGATTAAAGTGGGTGGCTGACAGTATTCTTACATCAACAGGTATAGAGCGCACACTGCCAACAGGGCGAACCTCTCTGTCCTGCAATGCTCTCAAGAGTTTTACTTGCAGCGTGGTAGGCATATCGCCAATTTCATCAAGAAACAACGTACCGCCATCTGCTGCCAAAAATAACCCGGTGTGTTCACTAATGGCCCCGGTAAATGCGCCTTTAACGTGCCCAAACAACTCAGATTCCAGCAAGTGTTCAGGTAAAGCTCCGCAATTAATAGCTACAAATGGTTTATTATTCCGAGGGCTCGCTTTATGTATCGCACGAGCTAGTAACTCTTTACCGGTTCCACTGGGACCAGTAATCAAAACACTCACATCACTTTGAGCAACTTGGTGAGCCTGTCCAAGTAACGTCTCCATTGCTTCGTTGTTGGTAACAATCTCAGAGCGCCAAGCTTCGTCTACTTGAGAGGTTTGTTGCAAAGCCTCCCGTATGGAGGATAAAAACTCATCACGGTTAATGGGTTTTGTAATAAAGCTAAACACTCCCTGCTGAGTAGCTGCAACGGCTTCGGGAATAGACCCGTGTGCGGTCATGATAATGACCTGCAACCCCGGTTGAAGCTGTTGAATTTTACCAAACAGCTCTAAACCATCTATTCCTTCCATTCTCAAGTCGGTGATAACAAGATCTACTCGTTTTTTGGCGATCCACTGCAGTGCAGACTCTCCACTGTCAACGCAGTCAACCTGGTAGCTTTCAGTTTCAAGCCGCATGGATAATAGCCTTAGCAGGCTAACATCATCATCCACTAACAGTATTTGAGGAGTTCGTTTCATGGTGACACCTCAGGCTCTACGTTGACCGACCGCGCCTTCATACGGTGCTCTATATTGGTGAGGGCTTCTATTTTTTTCTCCAACTCTGCACTCTCTGCAGCTTGCTGTTCAATGGTTTTACTTTGCTCATCAATCTGGCGTTGCAATAAGACCACTTCTGACTTTTGCTTTTGCAGTGTTTGATTAAGTTTGAGGATATAATCAATTAATTCGTCGGTTTGGCAGTTGTGACGCTTATCATCACTGAGAGGCAGCTGATTAATAATTAAATCTTCTGCCTCTCTTAGTTCACGATAGCTGGCATCACTATGAGTTAATAAGATTGCTCGGAGCGCAACCTGATGAGTATCTCCAGGGTCTTCAACACGGTTAAGGGCTTCAGCCCTTTGCTCTGGTGACAGCAGGAATGCCCCCACCCAGTCACCTGAATGTAAGTCAACTTCACAACTCGCCATAGGCTTATCAACCACTAAGAGTGCAGATTCGGTTACCTTCTGAACATGACTGCAAGCGGTTAAGCCTAAGACCATTAGCCCAATAACTACAACATTAAGTTTCATGACATGTTTACCTTTTTACCCTGAGAGGCTCTACTTGAATGATCTTCTGATTCATCGCTAGAAACCTCATAAGAACAATCCTTTGATACCAACGGTATCTGTAACTGAAAACAAACATCTGCTTGTGGGTGACTTACGATTTGCAAGTGACCACCATGCATGAGTGCATATTCCTTTGCTACCGATAGCCCTATCCCAGAGCCCTTAATCGTACCCGAGCGAGGCTGTCGCCCCTGCTCAAAAGGCAGAAAAATACGTTCTTGATCTTCTTTAGGTATCATATTGCCATTGTTAGCAATTTGTAGAACCAAGTCTTGCTCTGTCGCCCGCCAACTAAGCCACATTCTTGATGGTGGCAGGCTATAGTAGGTGGCATTAGAGATTAAATTACCCAACAGTGTGCGCAGTTTAACTTTGTCGGCATTGAGAGTCAGAGACTCCCCATCCAAACAGTAATGCAGGTCAGCCCGTTGGATATCTAACCGGTGCTCGTGCAACACTTCATCAATCAGTTTACGTAAATCAAACTGGCTCACCAGAATGCTGCGTTGATACTTCAAACCATTAAAGTCGAGAAGATTTTCGATAATTCGCTGCAGTTGTAAGCCTTTGTCTTGCAGAATCATCACTATTTCACGCTGGGAGTCGGTCAGCGGCCCTAATATCTCTTCTTCCATCAGGTCTGCCCCTTCTCGAAGACTGGCCAATGGGGTTTTTAGCTCGTGAGACATCTGCCTGATAAAGCGAAATTTTTGCTCTTCAAGTGCCTGTAGCTTGGTGTGTAACCACTGTAGTTTTTCACCCAGATTATTAAGTTCTCGTGGTCCATAAACTTCAAATTTGAGCGGTGCCTGCCCTGAACCTAACTGCTGAATAATCTCTTCAAGACGCTGTATTGGTCGAATAATTAAGAACGTGAACAACACACTCATAACAATACTAAGGGGCACTAAACTCACCCCTTGCCAAAGTAACTTTGATTTTACCGATGCGGCATCAGCAGCCAACTGCTCAGATTTAAGCTCGATTGTATGCTGTATTGCCTGCACTAACCGTTGGGTATTTGTAGACAGTGCTTCGAATTGAGTTAGCGCGTTTTCGTAGACTGCTGAGTCATAAGGTACGTCACTTAATGTATCTATCAACTGTTGCGTGCTGCTAGTGAGAGTGCTACAAAGCGCTTGTAGATTTTCAGACAGGTCTTC
This genomic window from Alkalimarinus sediminis contains:
- a CDS encoding sigma 54-interacting transcriptional regulator, which translates into the protein MKRTPQILLVDDDVSLLRLLSMRLETESYQVDCVDSGESALQWIAKKRVDLVITDLRMEGIDGLELFGKIQQLQPGLQVIIMTAHGSIPEAVAATQQGVFSFITKPINRDEFLSSIREALQQTSQVDEAWRSEIVTNNEAMETLLGQAHQVAQSDVSVLITGPSGTGKELLARAIHKASPRNNKPFVAINCGALPEHLLESELFGHVKGAFTGAISEHTGLFLAADGGTLFLDEIGDMPTTLQVKLLRALQDREVRPVGSVRSIPVDVRILSATHFNLEEAMQHQRFREDLYYRLKVVKLKIPSLAERAEDIPALVRYLLDRKKNSKIKGYSPESMQMLIAAPWPGNIRQLINVVEQTLALATTPIIPVSLVAQALERQSDYLPSFSDARSEFERNYLNKLMTMTEGHVANAAKIAQRNRTDFYKLLSKYGIEATQFKPNNKG
- a CDS encoding sensor histidine kinase; the protein is MLFRPRSLLQLVVISFVLVLTPLGALLIQAMQALESVSMKGRLATLEIASLAKSSQSLPEIVLDMEHSARQYQVLGDPKLKGIIQVTEARFHADLDDVCKEDLSENLQALCSTLTSSTQQLIDTLSDVPYDSAVYENALTQFEALSTNTQRLVQAIQHTIELKSEQLAADAASVKSKLLWQGVSLVPLSIVMSVLFTFLIIRPIQRLEEIIQQLGSGQAPLKFEVYGPRELNNLGEKLQWLHTKLQALEEQKFRFIRQMSHELKTPLASLREGADLMEEEILGPLTDSQREIVMILQDKGLQLQRIIENLLDFNGLKYQRSILVSQFDLRKLIDEVLHEHRLDIQRADLHYCLDGESLTLNADKVKLRTLLGNLISNATYYSLPPSRMWLSWRATEQDLVLQIANNGNMIPKEDQERIFLPFEQGRQPRSGTIKGSGIGLSVAKEYALMHGGHLQIVSHPQADVCFQLQIPLVSKDCSYEVSSDESEDHSSRASQGKKVNMS